GACGTGGGTCTCGGGCGGGCAGGCCTGTGTAGCGCGTGTGCCCGAGTACCGGCCGGTGTGTCCCCGCCTGGGCCGGGCGGTGGACGTGGCCTGGAACGGCGGCGACGCCTGGGCCGGCGTGCCGGGGGCTGGGCTGGCAGTGACGCTCGACCGCGCGGCGCGCAGCGTGCCGGCCGGCGCGGTCGCGGCCCTGAGCAGCGAGCTCATCTACCGGCAGGACGGCAGCGCCCTGAGCTATGAGGGGCTGGCGGCCGGACAGGGAGCCGGGGGCCCGAGTGCGGCCGTGACCGGGGGCGACGGGCTCGACTACGTGGTGCTGGATGGACAGCTACGGCGCGGCGGCGCAGTGGTCGAGGCGGAGGCGCAGCCCTACCTGTACGCCACGGCGCGGGGGGCGGCTACGGCAGCGGTGCCCACGGCGGCTGCGAGCACGGGCGACCTCTACCGTCTTCAGGGGGGACAGCTTGAGCGGATCGACGCCTCCGGACGTGTCATCGCCCGCACGCCACACGGGCCTGGACGGGTCGGCGTGGTGGGCCAGGACATCGTGACCGTGTCGGCGGCGGGCGAGATCCGGCGGTATACCCAGACCCTCGCACCGCTCGTCCCCTGAGCCTGGGCCAGCGTGCCGGTCCCCGACATGCCCTGAAGGCCACGCTGGTCCTCCGATGTGGCTCCGTGAAAATCCCGTCCAGATCGGTCTTTCTGGTTTTGTCCACGGAGGCGACTCCCCCCATCTGGGTGGTCAGAGTTTCGTAAGTGGGCAGGTGATTGCATGGAGGCAGAGCAGGGTGCGCAGTCGGCCTTCATCTTTGGACCGTTCCACTTCCCCCACCGGGGGCAAAGGGGCGGCTGTGAGAGAACCGGCCGCCTCACAACGTGAGAAAACTCTAAACTCTGCGCGTCTTTTCGGAGGAATCATGTCGAGTTTCATCAACCGCCTATTACAGTCGCGCCCGGCGGCGATCGGGGTCGAGATCGGCACCAGCGCCATCAAGGTGGTCGCGCTGCGCGCAGGGTCGCCGCCCTCGCTGCAGCACGCCGTCATGATCCCGACGCCCATCGGCAGCATGCGCGACGGCCTGGTGGTCGAGCCGCAGGCGGTGGCGACCGAGCTCAAGAACCTGCTTGCCGAGCACCGCATCACCACACGCTACGCCGTGACGGCCGTGCCCAACCAGTCGGCGGTCACGCGCAACATCATGGTGCCCAAGATGGACCGCAAGGACCTTCAGGAAGCCATCAAATGGGAGGCGGAGAAGTACATCCCGTATCCCATTGACGACGTGAGCCTCGACTACGACCTGCTCGACGACCCCGCCACCGTGCCGGAAAACGGCCAGATGGAGGTGGTCGTCGCCGCCGCTCCGACCGAGGCCGTCGCGCGGCAGGTCGAGGTCCTGCGCCTCGCAGGCCTGGAGCCGACTGTCATCGACCTCAAGAGCTTCGCGGCGCTTCGCGCCCTGCGCGGCAACCTGCTAGGCGAGCACCTCACCAAGAGCACCCTGACAGGCACCCGCTACACCGAGGCCGGCGAGGTGGCCCTCGTCATCGAGATCGGCGCGAGCAGCAGCGTCATCAACCTGGTGCGCGGCGAGCGCGTCTTGCTGACCCGCAACATCGGTGTGGCGGCCGATGACTTCACCACGGCGCTGCAAAAGGCCTTCGACCTCGATTTCTCGGCGGCCGAGGACATCAAGCTGGGCTACGCGACCGCCACCACGCCCACCGAGGACGAAGAGGACCTGCTGAACTTCGACATGAGCCGCGAGCAGTACAGTCCCGCGCGCGTGTTCGAGGTCGTGCGCCCGGTGCTGGGCGACCTGATCACCGAGATCCGGCGCTCGCTGGAGTATTACCGCGTGCAGAGCGGCGACGTGGTCATCGACCGGACCTTCCTGGCCGGCGGCGGCGCGAAGATGCGCGGTCTTCCGGCGGCCATCAGCGACGCGCTGGGCTTCCGGGTCGAGGTCGCCAGCCCCTGGCTGACGGTGCAGACCGACCAGGCGGGCGTGGACACCGGATACCTGCAGGCCAACGCCCCCGAGTTCACGGTGCCGCTGGGACTGGCGCTGCGCGGGGTGATCGGCCGTGGTTGAAATCAACCTGCTGCCCGCGCAGTACCGCAAACAGTCGCAGCCCGGCGTCTGGAAATACGCCACCTGGGCGCTGCTGCCGGTGGCGGCCGTGACCATGCTCAGCCTGTGGCTGGCGACCGCCTCGCAGGCCGGCGGACTGCAGCGCGAGATCGACGCGGTGCAGGGCAACATCGACACCCTGACCCCGGCCAAGCAGGAGCGCGACCGTCTCGCCGCCCGCCAGCAGGAACTCGAGCAGGTGACGACGGTCGCCCAGGCCCTGCGGGACCAGAAGACCTACTGGTCAAACGACCTGGCATCGTTCAGCACCCAGCTCGCGTCCGCGCCCGGCGTGTCGGTCAGCAGCCTGACGATGCGCACGCTGGACGCCGGTGCCCTGGCGACCAGTCAGGGTGCCGGCATCTACACCGGCAAGAATGTGCGCCGCGAACTGGACCTGTCCGGCGCGGCCTCCAGTCAGCAGGCGGTGATCAATTTCCTGAATACCTACGAAAACGACCCCGACTTCGGTGTGAACTTCAAGAGCCTCCAGCGTAATCCGCAGACTGGGAACTACACCTTTGCGGCGACGGTGGGCGTGGTCGGCCCAGCCGTGAGTGCGGTCGCTCCGGTGGG
The DNA window shown above is from Deinococcus sp. Leaf326 and carries:
- the pilM gene encoding type IV pilus assembly protein PilM, which encodes MSSFINRLLQSRPAAIGVEIGTSAIKVVALRAGSPPSLQHAVMIPTPIGSMRDGLVVEPQAVATELKNLLAEHRITTRYAVTAVPNQSAVTRNIMVPKMDRKDLQEAIKWEAEKYIPYPIDDVSLDYDLLDDPATVPENGQMEVVVAAAPTEAVARQVEVLRLAGLEPTVIDLKSFAALRALRGNLLGEHLTKSTLTGTRYTEAGEVALVIEIGASSSVINLVRGERVLLTRNIGVAADDFTTALQKAFDLDFSAAEDIKLGYATATTPTEDEEDLLNFDMSREQYSPARVFEVVRPVLGDLITEIRRSLEYYRVQSGDVVIDRTFLAGGGAKMRGLPAAISDALGFRVEVASPWLTVQTDQAGVDTGYLQANAPEFTVPLGLALRGVIGRG